In Sphingobacterium thalpophilum, a genomic segment contains:
- a CDS encoding site-specific integrase, producing MEQTKKSTFKLLFYLKKNELKKNGNAPIMARITIDGTAKTFGTKLEINPNNWDLKYGRVEGKSAQALGINKKLDNIRGRIDKIYEDMLKHEGFATAQKVKLSFLGVGVMDDAILKVFNDQNEDFKKLVEKEERSQSTYNKYITVYNHLTTFIKERYHRDDMAFRELTADFIREFDFYLRYDLQSSHNTVWVYTMPVLSLVELAIKKGLIRDNPFQDYEINMEETDRGYILKEDVEKLMMCVPSHPRYELVKDLFIFSCFTGLAYADIKKLTRNNIQSFFDGHQWIISRRKKSDIASNVRLMEIPKRIIEKYQGTTRNEFIFPVPTNVTCNTHVGKLIVEAEIITEQKVTFHTARHTFGTMFLTEGVPLESLSKMMGHKNISTTQIYAKITSQKISKDMDLVAPKFQAMEEAFLAAI from the coding sequence ATGGAACAGACAAAAAAGTCCACGTTTAAACTACTTTTCTATTTGAAAAAGAACGAACTGAAAAAGAATGGTAATGCCCCGATTATGGCACGTATTACCATTGATGGAACAGCTAAAACTTTCGGGACAAAGTTAGAAATAAACCCCAATAATTGGGATTTAAAGTACGGAAGAGTTGAGGGTAAAAGTGCGCAAGCATTGGGCATTAATAAAAAACTCGATAATATACGTGGGCGTATCGACAAGATTTATGAAGATATGCTCAAGCATGAGGGCTTTGCTACCGCCCAAAAAGTAAAGCTCTCATTCTTAGGTGTTGGTGTAATGGATGATGCAATACTAAAAGTCTTCAACGACCAAAATGAGGATTTTAAAAAATTGGTCGAAAAGGAAGAACGTTCGCAAAGTACCTATAACAAGTATATCACAGTTTACAATCATCTTACTACCTTTATAAAGGAACGCTATCATCGTGATGATATGGCTTTTCGGGAATTGACTGCCGATTTTATCCGTGAATTTGATTTTTACCTCCGGTACGATTTACAGTCTTCCCATAATACGGTTTGGGTTTACACTATGCCTGTATTAAGTCTGGTAGAGCTGGCTATTAAGAAAGGCTTGATACGTGATAATCCGTTTCAGGATTATGAAATCAATATGGAAGAAACCGACAGGGGTTATATACTTAAAGAAGACGTAGAAAAACTGATGATGTGCGTACCATCGCACCCACGGTATGAACTTGTAAAAGACCTGTTTATTTTCAGTTGTTTTACCGGACTTGCTTATGCGGATATAAAAAAACTAACAAGGAACAACATTCAATCTTTCTTTGACGGTCATCAGTGGATTATCAGCAGAAGAAAGAAATCCGATATTGCTTCCAATGTTCGGTTAATGGAAATCCCTAAACGCATCATTGAGAAATATCAAGGTACAACAAGGAATGAATTTATCTTCCCGGTTCCGACCAATGTAACCTGCAATACTCACGTAGGTAAATTGATTGTCGAAGCGGAAATCATTACGGAGCAAAAGGTAACTTTTCACACAGCAAGGCATACTTTCGGAACAATGTTTTTGACCGAGGGCGTACCGCTTGAAAGCCTTAGCAAAATGATGGGACATAAAAACATTTCAACCACACAGATTTATGCTAAAATCACAAGCCAAAAAATCAGTAAGGATATGGATTTAGTTGCCCCAAAATTTCAGGCTATGGAAGAAGCATTTTTAGCGGCAATCTGA
- a CDS encoding single-stranded DNA-binding protein: MNITGRLTRDAEVRTLSNEKQVVNFSVATNDSYRNKQGERVEQTTYFDCAYWISAKVARLLTKGTLVELTGRVSTRAWVSKDGEARAGLNFHTSNIKLHGGSRRTETIQATAQADNNKVTVQGTDDDLPF, translated from the coding sequence ATGAACATCACAGGCAGACTGACAAGAGATGCGGAAGTACGCACATTGTCGAACGAAAAACAGGTAGTAAACTTTTCAGTAGCGACCAACGACAGCTACCGTAACAAGCAGGGCGAACGAGTAGAGCAAACAACCTACTTCGATTGTGCCTATTGGATTTCTGCAAAGGTGGCAAGGCTACTGACCAAAGGCACTTTGGTAGAACTCACAGGACGAGTAAGTACAAGGGCGTGGGTAAGCAAAGACGGAGAAGCAAGAGCAGGTCTGAATTTCCATACCTCAAACATCAAACTGCACGGAGGTAGCAGGAGAACCGAAACCATACAGGCTACTGCACAAGCCGATAATAACAAGGTTACAGTACAGGGAACAGATGACGACCTCCCATTTTAA
- a CDS encoding DUF932 domain-containing protein → MAHNINFNERTGRYSFFSVQQKAWHGLGQIVEQYPTSEEAIKYAGLDYEVVKSPLFTKGSGIIETANGIEIGSSELEVPNYFANIRTDNNAVLGVVGKDYHIVQNREAFNFFDAIVGGGEGILYETAGALGNGERIFITAKLPDYIRVGNGDDVTEKYIFLTTSHDGSGSITAAFTPIRIVCQNTLNASLRSMTNVVRIKHTSGAKQRIENAHKIMGLANTLSNQLEGIFNNWAKVKVTDREVRKLIQLALCPNKETLDLIKKGAEDEISTVFKNVVEDAFAYAMISDTQQMDTTKGTLFGAYNAVTGYYQNVRNYKNDEAKLQSIVLGGTAQLKSQKAFELCSDFALDGAEILNLN, encoded by the coding sequence ATGGCACATAATATCAATTTCAACGAGAGAACAGGACGTTATTCATTTTTCAGCGTTCAGCAAAAAGCGTGGCACGGATTAGGGCAAATCGTGGAACAATACCCGACAAGCGAGGAAGCTATCAAATACGCAGGGTTAGATTACGAAGTCGTAAAATCCCCACTATTTACAAAAGGTTCGGGCATTATTGAAACTGCCAACGGCATAGAGATAGGCAGTAGCGAATTGGAAGTACCTAACTATTTCGCCAACATACGCACCGATAACAATGCAGTATTGGGCGTAGTCGGTAAGGATTACCATATCGTACAAAACCGTGAAGCCTTTAATTTCTTTGATGCTATTGTAGGCGGTGGCGAGGGCATTCTGTACGAAACCGCAGGAGCGTTAGGCAACGGAGAACGTATTTTTATCACAGCCAAATTGCCCGACTATATCCGTGTAGGGAATGGCGATGATGTAACGGAAAAGTACATTTTCCTGACCACTTCTCACGATGGTAGCGGAAGTATCACAGCCGCATTTACTCCTATCCGTATCGTTTGCCAAAACACGCTGAACGCTTCGCTACGCAGTATGACCAATGTAGTCCGTATCAAACATACTTCGGGAGCAAAACAGCGTATCGAGAACGCTCACAAGATTATGGGACTTGCCAACACATTGAGCAACCAATTAGAGGGCATTTTCAATAATTGGGCAAAAGTAAAAGTAACAGACCGAGAGGTAAGAAAGTTAATCCAATTGGCACTTTGCCCGAATAAAGAAACTTTGGATTTAATCAAAAAGGGGGCGGAAGATGAAATTTCCACCGTGTTCAAAAATGTCGTTGAGGATGCTTTTGCGTATGCAATGATAAGCGATACACAGCAAATGGACACTACCAAAGGCACATTGTTCGGAGCGTACAACGCTGTTACAGGCTACTATCAGAACGTAAGAAATTATAAGAACGATGAAGCCAAGTTGCAAAGTATTGTATTGGGTGGTACTGCCCAACTCAAATCACAAAAAGCATTTGAATTGTGTAGTGATTTTGCCTTAGATGGTGCGGAAATCCTAAACCTTAATTAA
- a CDS encoding DNA-binding protein produces the protein MKAKTIEEAKSMAKDKSRETQYKDEAIYIIYCSRTEYFYVDTNSLIRLWEQLFGYYENGVYTAEKSHS, from the coding sequence ATGAAAGCAAAAACAATAGAGGAAGCAAAAAGTATGGCTAAAGACAAGAGCCGTGAAACACAATACAAAGACGAAGCTATTTACATCATCTATTGCAGTAGAACCGAGTATTTCTATGTAGATACCAATAGCCTAATACGACTTTGGGAACAGCTATTTGGCTATTATGAAAATGGAGTTTATACCGCTGAAAAATCACACTCATAA
- a CDS encoding PRTRC system protein E: protein MNTNFFNQIQQLDFTGVLQLNISKGIESNLIVTVLLNNEQCGDSAKNLIPPLTFNATPQEFDEGFFEQITTPIQKVSGLMVDMEKFLKQLEEVKKQSAIEKEKAEKEKKEKEAKDKKFKDAMAKADELEKEGKFRDAWMKVPDITEFPEKADEIRKRKTSLSDKFATPSLFGAMEEAKPEPQKEEEVTADYPIDEADEEEQY, encoded by the coding sequence ATGAACACAAATTTTTTCAATCAGATACAGCAGTTGGACTTTACAGGAGTTTTACAACTGAACATTTCAAAAGGAATAGAAAGCAACTTAATCGTAACAGTATTGCTCAACAACGAACAATGCGGAGATAGTGCCAAAAACCTTATTCCCCCATTGACATTTAACGCCACACCCCAAGAGTTTGACGAGGGATTTTTTGAGCAGATAACCACACCTATACAAAAGGTATCGGGCTTAATGGTGGATATGGAGAAATTCTTAAAGCAATTGGAAGAAGTTAAAAAGCAATCGGCAATCGAGAAAGAAAAAGCCGAAAAGGAGAAAAAGGAAAAAGAAGCCAAAGACAAGAAGTTTAAAGATGCTATGGCAAAGGCTGACGAGTTGGAGAAAGAGGGCAAGTTCCGTGATGCGTGGATGAAAGTACCCGATATAACGGAGTTCCCCGAAAAAGCGGACGAGATACGCAAGCGTAAAACATCATTGTCCGACAAGTTTGCCACACCAAGCCTTTTCGGGGCAATGGAAGAAGCAAAACCCGAACCGCAAAAAGAGGAAGAAGTTACTGCCGATTATCCTATTGATGAAGCGGACGAAGAAGAACAGTATTAA
- a CDS encoding PRTRC system protein C, with amino-acid sequence MLLATQLERVFILNDKGQDIRLTDPEPRWSVEAVMNFYANMYPILTTAKASAPQIKDDAVEYKFESVMGTKG; translated from the coding sequence ATGTTATTAGCAACCCAATTAGAGCGAGTATTTATCCTCAATGATAAAGGACAGGACATCAGACTGACCGACCCAGAACCACGTTGGAGCGTGGAAGCCGTAATGAATTTTTACGCCAATATGTACCCGATTTTGACAACAGCAAAAGCATCCGCACCGCAAATCAAAGATGATGCGGTAGAGTACAAATTTGAAAGCGTAATGGGTACGAAAGGTTAA
- a CDS encoding PRTRC system protein B, which produces MNTVNDLTQDFGTLYYPKSALVFYETKGTDTAMYVEHFDMDSNGTPTNAHPLTVKEANVLAKALQTDEEKNTAFLKPNGILPTNILHISPSEKGTVLWYTKAQQRQLYFVDSLGIPNGMAQVPPMLWLASKSSLTVFALANNRRPTEKTPLHYAPFFNIYEKGNVCMGTVSIDIKNSASVEEFIQAWEHYLRPLQKCLVFILLIFKFLICFLLIFVIFKVWKRQKKLALLITWFKDGKSSRNSSIRSIHW; this is translated from the coding sequence ATGAACACCGTAAACGACTTAACCCAAGATTTTGGCACATTGTACTATCCAAAATCCGCTTTGGTTTTCTATGAAACCAAAGGAACAGACACAGCAATGTACGTGGAGCATTTCGATATGGATAGCAACGGAACGCCTACCAATGCCCACCCATTGACAGTAAAGGAAGCCAACGTATTGGCAAAGGCTTTACAGACCGATGAAGAAAAGAACACAGCTTTTTTAAAGCCAAATGGCATTTTGCCGACCAATATTCTGCATATCAGTCCGAGCGAAAAAGGTACGGTGCTATGGTACACCAAAGCACAGCAAAGGCAACTGTATTTTGTTGATAGTTTGGGCATACCCAACGGAATGGCACAAGTACCGCCAATGCTTTGGTTAGCGAGCAAAAGCAGTCTTACTGTATTTGCTTTGGCAAACAACAGAAGACCCACAGAGAAGACGCCATTGCATTACGCACCTTTTTTCAATATCTACGAAAAGGGCAATGTATGTATGGGTACTGTTAGTATTGACATTAAAAATTCGGCTTCGGTTGAGGAATTTATACAAGCGTGGGAACATTATTTAAGACCGTTGCAAAAGTGTTTGGTTTTTATTTTATTGATATTCAAGTTTTTAATTTGTTTCTTGTTGATTTTCGTTATATTTAAGGTATGGAAAAGACAGAAAAAGTTAGCTTTGTTGATTACATGGTTCAAAGACGGAAAATCAAGCAGGAATTCTTCGATCAGATCAATACATTGGTAA
- a CDS encoding IS5 family transposase, translating to MKQEFFDQINTLVNWHPISNIINKHYHKGESKMGRPSYSGLVLFKMTLLQTWYGLSDYEVEDRINDSISFSRFVGISLDDSVPDHSVISRFRSSLTEKGVYENLFKELNKQLNKHKILVKRGAIVDASIVDSPLKPKGKVIYEIESDRSEHPREDSELDKENSEQLLIQQESPGVDHEARWIKKAGKTRYGYKKHYVTDTEGLVLGVVTTPANVNEIANLQQVISSADLPKGIHIYADKGYRSSKNEELIKSGKLKSRILHKAKKGTALTEREKLRNKLIGKIRFKVERTFGSIRRWFNSSCARYKGIAKMHTQNLMEAMAYNLYRSPGILVSNAIKNTN from the coding sequence ATCAAGCAGGAATTCTTCGATCAGATCAATACATTGGTAAATTGGCATCCGATTTCAAATATTATCAACAAGCATTACCACAAAGGGGAAAGCAAAATGGGACGCCCTAGTTATTCTGGTCTTGTCCTCTTCAAAATGACACTTCTACAGACCTGGTATGGTCTGAGTGACTACGAAGTAGAAGACCGTATAAACGACAGTATCTCCTTTAGTCGCTTTGTTGGCATCAGTTTGGACGATTCGGTTCCCGATCACAGTGTTATTAGCCGTTTTCGCAGCTCGCTGACAGAAAAGGGTGTTTATGAGAATCTATTCAAGGAGCTGAACAAGCAGTTGAATAAACATAAAATATTGGTAAAACGTGGAGCTATCGTTGATGCCAGTATTGTTGATTCTCCGCTAAAACCAAAAGGCAAAGTTATTTACGAGATCGAAAGTGACCGTAGTGAACATCCTCGCGAAGATTCTGAGCTGGATAAAGAGAATAGTGAACAGTTATTGATCCAACAAGAGAGCCCGGGTGTTGACCATGAAGCTCGTTGGATAAAGAAGGCTGGGAAAACACGTTATGGCTATAAAAAGCATTATGTCACCGATACAGAAGGCCTGGTTCTGGGCGTGGTAACCACTCCAGCAAATGTAAATGAAATTGCCAATCTTCAACAGGTAATATCTTCGGCTGACCTTCCAAAGGGCATCCATATCTATGCTGACAAGGGATATCGTTCCTCTAAAAATGAGGAATTGATCAAATCAGGAAAGCTAAAAAGCAGGATCTTGCATAAGGCAAAGAAAGGAACAGCGTTAACCGAAAGAGAGAAGTTAAGAAACAAACTGATCGGCAAGATCAGGTTCAAAGTTGAACGGACCTTCGGGAGCATCCGGCGATGGTTCAACTCAAGCTGTGCAAGGTATAAGGGGATCGCCAAAATGCATACACAAAATCTAATGGAAGCCATGGCGTACAATCTTTACAGATCACCTGGGATACTTGTGTCCAATGCAATAAAAAACACAAATTAA
- a CDS encoding PRTRC system ThiF family protein yields MNTAKTAIHFTDNYLLNPTNPISVNLIGAGGTGSKVLTALMEINESLIALGHAGLQVRLWDDDVITSANLGRQRFAESETGLYKSVALINRCNRWAGTNWKAETVKFEKDKFGRMPEKARAIITITCVDNVQARFGVAEILKEISYRRHYHDEPKYWLDFGNSQDTGQVLLSTIGEIKQPNSEKYQTVASLPFVTDEFGELLKQSEQKDNTPSCSLAEALEHQDLFINSSLTQMGCSLLWNLFRRGMTEYKGFFHNLKDFRTHPIKVA; encoded by the coding sequence ATGAATACAGCAAAAACAGCAATCCATTTTACGGACAATTATCTGCTCAATCCGACAAACCCGATTTCGGTAAACCTTATCGGAGCAGGTGGCACAGGCTCAAAAGTATTGACCGCTTTAATGGAAATAAACGAAAGTTTGATAGCCTTAGGACACGCAGGGTTGCAAGTTCGCCTTTGGGATGATGATGTTATCACGAGTGCCAATTTAGGCAGACAGCGTTTTGCAGAAAGTGAAACAGGATTATACAAATCCGTTGCTTTAATCAATCGTTGCAACCGTTGGGCAGGAACAAATTGGAAAGCCGAAACGGTAAAATTTGAAAAGGACAAGTTTGGGAGAATGCCCGAAAAAGCAAGGGCAATCATTACCATTACTTGTGTGGATAATGTACAGGCAAGGTTTGGTGTTGCTGAAATTCTTAAAGAAATAAGTTACCGCAGACACTACCACGATGAACCAAAATATTGGTTGGATTTTGGCAACAGCCAAGATACAGGACAAGTGCTACTATCTACTATCGGAGAGATAAAGCAACCCAATTCCGAGAAATACCAAACGGTGGCAAGCCTGCCATTTGTTACCGATGAATTTGGCGAATTGCTGAAGCAATCCGAGCAAAAGGACAACACGCCAAGTTGCTCACTTGCCGAAGCATTGGAACACCAGGACTTGTTTATCAATTCATCATTGACACAAATGGGTTGCTCCTTATTGTGGAACTTGTTCCGCAGGGGAATGACCGAATACAAAGGATTTTTTCACAATCTGAAAGATTTCCGCACCCACCCGATAAAAGTCGCCTGA